In Nerophis lumbriciformis linkage group LG01, RoL_Nlum_v2.1, whole genome shotgun sequence, the genomic stretch CCAAGCCCTGTGTTACAGAGGCTGACGAGGAAGGATGGATGCTTGTCAACTTGCCTGGTGAGTCTCATTTATAGTGAGTGGACTGAATGTTGCTTTTAAGAGCTAAACTATATCTGTTAAATAAGTTGTAATGACCAAACGGCAGTGAAGTAAAGAGGTATTGAAGGGTGGTGACCGGTTGTAGTTAGGATTTGATTTGGACGGGATGCCACTAAACTGAATATAATCCTCATTTATGATCCCAATCAATGTGTGTCTTCAGAAGCCAATGAAACTAAAACATAGGAGAAAGCACCAAAACCCAAGAGGGTCAACACAACTAATGATGTGACTCTTTTATGTTTTGTGTTTCCTTGCCCCCTCTCCTCCTCCCTCCAATTTTGTACACACCCTTACAACCCCCACACTGGTATGCGTGCGCGTGCGTATGTGatctaaaacatattttaaaaataccCCTTCAACCTGCATGACATTTTGAATATCTACCTCATCTGCATCAAATCCTTACCACCTCCATCTTTATTGGCTTCCCCACCGTGATCTCATTTGTGCCAAACGTTTAGACAAATCTGTCTGCATGATGCCGGCTGAGGATGAGACACGAGCCCAACTTATCGCACATCCAATCCTGGACAGTAACCAATCAAATCACAAAGACACTGAGACACGGACTGAATGCCAAACATCCATTCCCCGCCCTCCAATCAAGCGCCGTAGGACACGTAAAAGTCAGACGCAAGGGGCAGTAGCATCATCAGAATCATTATCTTGCCCAAGGCGGGCCAGACTGTCCACGGCCTCCTCCGCCCAGTCAACTTCTCCTCCTGGGAGCGAGTGTGGGGGCAGTGGGGAAAGCAGTAGAGCAGGCTCAGAGAGAGGCTGCATGGATGAGAGCTGGTTTGTCACCCCTCCCCCCTGTTTCACTGCAGAAGGAGCGACTGCGGAAGCAAGCCCAATGGAGGACCTGCTCATCGAGCACCCCAGCATGTCAGTGTACGTCTCCCCAAACAACCTCTCCATCGTCTCCAACAGCAACCTCTCCGTGGTGGGCGAGGAAAGCATTGTGAGCCTGGCAAGCAGTGTTAGGTGAGAAACGCAACACACTTCTCCTCAGCACCATCCCGAGTGTCTCGACATCTTTTTGTTTTCATCTCCACCACTGCAGCAGAGTGGCTGAGCCAGCTGCAGCTCCGGCCACCCACACCCCGGGGCCATTCAGGGGGACTTTTGGACCTTACGTCCAGCCTAAGTTGGCCCAAGTGGCCAGGGTCCAGCGTGGCAAAGCCCGCATCGAGAGGCGCCACCTGAGCCGCAATCGCATCCAACGCCAAAACCGCACCAGAGAGCAGGTTCCTCGTCACGCAAGCCACGCTCGCAACACCTTCCTTCACCAGCCTAGCAAGCGTAACTTCTGCCACTAAACCTCCAAGCGCTGTTTACTCTGAGGGCATTAAAGGAGCCGAGTCAACTTTATACACATTTAGTGCATTTAACATGTCTGCTTTCATTTTGGCGCAGTCGTTCAAAAATGTTGCATTCTGTAGTCTTCTGCTGCCCTATTTTGCTCGTAAGAAATACTCGCCCTCAGAGTAGCTCATAGAGTAGAACTTAAAATCCTTACTGCAGCATCCAAACAAAAAAAGTTTAGGTTTTaataatttaaagaaaaaaattaagtttagctATATTGATTTCTTCTTCATAGTCTTCCTTTCACTCTCACCCCAAGCATTTTTTATATCAATACAACCATAAAATAATTTTATGTTCATAAGTGATTTTCTCTGACTGAACAGAAGATAATTGA encodes the following:
- the tp53inp2b gene encoding uncharacterized protein tp53inp2b isoform X1, which translates into the protein MFQRLSNLLFGEVEEVAAELKGPKPCVTEADEEGWMLVNLPDKSVCMMPAEDETRAQLIAHPILDSNQSNHKDTETRTECQTSIPRPPIKRRRTRKSQTQGAVASSESLSCPRRARLSTASSAQSTSPPGSECGGSGESSRAGSERGCMDESWFVTPPPCFTAEGATAEASPMEDLLIEHPSMSVYVSPNNLSIVSNSNLSVVGEESIVSLASSVSRVAEPAAAPATHTPGPFRGTFGPYVQPKLAQVARVQRGKARIERRHLSRNRIQRQNRTREQVPRHASHARNTFLHQPSKRNFCH
- the tp53inp2b gene encoding tumor protein p53-inducible nuclear protein 2 isoform X2 — translated: MFQRLSNLLFGEVEEVAAELKGPKPCVTEADEEGWMLVNLPEGATAEASPMEDLLIEHPSMSVYVSPNNLSIVSNSNLSVVGEESIVSLASSVSRVAEPAAAPATHTPGPFRGTFGPYVQPKLAQVARVQRGKARIERRHLSRNRIQRQNRTREQVPRHASHARNTFLHQPSKRNFCH